GAAGTGCCGTCCGCCAACACAAGAAGCTCCCTATAGCATGCTAGACTCCCTAGAGCATGCTAGATTGCtaggagcagaacgatgttgtcaCTCAGCTGCGAAGCGAAAAGATAGTTTGCATTGCTTGTATGCACTGTGATCAGCAGGAGCTGGATGCAATCATGCacgccaatgtgcattggctcgtttagtgtACACTCtgagtggattggtctctctaacgagatcccaatttgttggTCACCGACATGATGTCAagagtgacagactgaaagggaaccagcTTTATACATTGTGTTTGTATGACTATTCTAACATATTACAATATGGTAAAtgtcataaaaacattatttatttaaaaaatgaaataaaacaacattgcAAATTTTGCCACCAAAAAATCAGACATTTTGATTTCAAAAATCGCGAAATCCTGGAGGGAATGAtaaatgaagtctagagaagaccatttcacaaaatattagaCTAGGCTATATgcacattatattttactttacccaTTAGTTATGTCTAAATTATTTGATGTTTAAATACatctgttatgaaacaagttatgagaGGCCCTGTGTAGgccaaatgaatatatttcaataaataaaatatatatatattttttataatttagaagttaatttaaaaaccacattgtgcaatttacatgttttcatacattttattttaagttaagcgttgcttgttatatttaaaaaaatatataaaaataaatagtaattaaatttaagtagCCAGCATAACTAGGCCTATATCACTGTGAGTACAGTagacatcataataataatgaaatcttAACCTGTTTaatcccaattttttttaaataatcaatattttttggaaaattttatggaaaagtgtgtgaaaatttGTGTTTTGCGTTTAGTCACAATTGTGACTGGTGGGATAATGTGTATAATTTACAGAAATtcttatatagcctatattagcacagttattaaacacatttaaaagtattttatgtgattttacggttactattaaacattaaaaccctTATATGAATACTgagatagaaaacaaaaatagaattataaaaatacaatgttttattgCAGTGAACCATTTTAGTCATCTATCGGGATCCTTAggaatacaataaaatgatttcctCTTTGCTTTCCCCCGCCTGTTCTGGCATCCTGGCGCACAGCAGCCATCCACCATTTTGAAATAATAAGGTTTGTAAGGTCTAaacagtctggttttaaattatTGTTCGACCACTGTCGATACCAATGCTACAGCCACTCTATCGCTTTCCTGATGGCCTGCCAAAATTGCGTAGTTTAGATTGTGTGACGTCAGTCTCCGGAGCTCTATGGACAAGATATGATATGGAAATCTGCTCCCTAAAGAAACCACAATAAAATCTGTTGATCTCATCTCCAGCCAAGCAGCAGACGGGCTTTATAAAACAGCCCAATCACAATGTTTTGCAGTGCACATGGAAGCTGATCTGCATTAACAACAAGGTACTATTTGGTGGATTTTTTGCTGAGTGTTATATTTTGCAAGTCCTGCATGTTATATAATGCTTGcagatatatatttaaacttagTGTAACagccatttaaattaaaaataatactttgtattactttattttattaatgtttttatttgtcaataaTATTACTGTACGATAATAAGTAATTCAATAATgcactgttttcatgttttattatttgcttttccAGCCCGAAGGATGAACAAGTCTGTTGGTTTTGATCTGGTATTTTCAACCTATGAATCACTGGGCCCACGGAAATATGTattgactatttttatttttttagtttactcagTTGCAACCTTAGCAAACATATTTATAATGCTCGTCATCTACTTAGAATCGAGTCTCCATAAaccaatgtatatatttttgtttaacctGATATGCTGTGGACTGCTTGGAAGCAGTGCAGTTTGGCCAAAAGTGCTTTCAAATCTCCTAACTGATTTGCACACTAGTTCATATGAGGGGTGTCTTCTCCAAGTCTATTTGCTTAGTATTTATGCTGCTTGCACTTACTCTACTTTAACAGTAATGGCCTATGATAGGTATATATCCATTTGTAAGCCATTACAGTACCATAATATCATGAATcctagtaaaattaaaatttggctAATGTTAAGCAACTTAATTCCTGTTTTCTCAGTAGCTGGTCAAATATATTTGACATCAAGAATTCCCTTATGCAGCCATTCTCTTAATAAACTATTTTGTGATAACCTTTCTGTCATTAACATATCATGTGGTACAAGTAGCCTCAGCCTTTTAAGCAATGTGTATGGTTTACTTATAATAGTTTGTTTATCTGTGCTCCCTACATTTCTGATTGTGGTGTCATATGCTAAAATACTTTCTGTCAGTTTAAAGGTGTCAAAAAATAGTCAAAGCAAGGCACTTGGAACGTGCATTCCTCATTTGATAATATTCATAAACTATTCCATTGCAACAATTTTTTCTGTTATATATAACAGACTAACTATGATTATGCCTAATGAGATGAATGTCTTTTTATCAGTCCAAGTAACACTGTTGCCACCACTTTTGCATCCAGTAATATATGGTGTTAGAACCAAAGAGATAAGAAAATGTACTGCTAAAATAACCCAGAGATTGTGTGCATCAACAAACTGTTATTATACTTCAAAACTTAGAGTCccaaaaatatttgcaatttcaGGATCTCTGTAAAATACTTGTTTTATACACAGCTTCATGTAAAACTATAGACAACCAAATACATGATTAAAAGCAAATACTCTTGTACAATCTTTTGTCTACTTTCATATTATGTACAGACCCCACAGTGCAATATGTGCAAATCATgtgctttatttatgtatttttaaattatactgtgtgtgtgtgtgtgtgtgtgtgtgtgtgtgtgtgtgattgtatgtactgtgtgtgtgtgtgtgtgtgtgtgtgtgtgtgtgtgtgtgtgtgtgtgtgtgtgtgtgtaacggaggccagtgAGTAGGTgttgtgcaggtaaacctcactcccctgatctcaagagacgtgCTAGTGACTGACACTTGTGGCTGtggtcatttagcctccttgttagtgtgtCAGCCTACCATGCCAGAATcctgggttcgaggcccactcagAACAAGAATGAGGTGTGGTGGTGATAACCCGGGAGAGGGgttacatgtaatttttttttttctccagaattgtttaattattatgtgTCAATTTGGTTAAATGATAGCAGGACTCAAGCTTACATTGAAACACAAgaacattctcaaatcatgctggacaACATATCATCAGGTTTTGTGTCAATGTAAGCAAGACATCTGACCTTTGTGCAATGGAGTTCACATGCTGGATATACTTTTTACATGTGCAGATTGTAAAATGTACTAATAGcagcctataataataataataataataacataatttctACCATTAATTTGTGGCTAATATGGACCAGCCATAGCTTTAAACTGTTCAATTAGTTTTGTGACACTGTTATCTTACTATATTATAGaagagaataaaaaatgaaaattctgtattaTTACATAATCAGAAATGCACAAATgacaatgtaatttatattaagaAGAGTAATTATAAAACATAGCAATGTATAGATTGCTCTCATATTCAAATCTACCACATCTCAATAATATTTAGCAAAGATATGTTCTGATTAGTGGTAATGTGTCACCATCTAGTGTTATCTTTGGGTTGGGTTGTTCTTTTCatcaatcattttgaaaacagagacttttgaaagAGACCCaaactttatttccttttttttagcaaatgtgTTCTTCCTCATTCTCttcatttaaaatctttacattAAGCTTTAAAATTTAGTAGCCTACATCAGCTCTTACTTCACACTGATAGAACATAGTAAATAATTCTGTATTGCCCCTAATGTTACCTGTTTAAAGCTTAATCACTGGTATAACTgagattaatttaatgtttatatatatatatatatatatatatgtatatatatatatatatatatatagatatatattatatatatatatatatttcaaaaatggccaaaagatatattgttttcaaaaatggccaaaaaaaaaatttttatatatatataatatatatatatatatatatagatatatatatatatatatatatagatagatagatagatagatagatgcagagCTAATCTTCATTAGCCTTGTTTTAGGAAATGCAGTAGCATAATCTTGTCCACAAGATAGAGCATTTGAATAAGGAATACTAACCTACACCTATAACATATACCTAATATGCACACAAGATGCAAAACATTACACATCTCTTGCAAATGCTAACATTTATCTCTTAAAGATTATCTCactaaaaattgtgtttttgcatagtaaaactctacacacaaatttCTTTTGCTTGATTAGCCAAAAACACTCCAAATTACACATACATGTATGACAAATTActgtataaaactgtaatttgttcatttgtcttTTGCTTGGTCAAATGTGCAAACAATGGATTGCACACTGGAGTTTTTGgtcattaaaacacacatacataatgtgcacaattatatttataagtGTCATGTGGCGTATCCAGCCCTGGCTTCactattcattatatattttccattatatatttataagtgtCATGTGGCGTATCCAGCCCTGGCAAGGAGAATGGGTGTGCATTGATGGGGTTGGGGGTCATATACCTTTCAACGGCATGCTGAAAAACTTGTCAACTGggttcagaaatggaaaatatggTGTCAGGTGGAGCACCAAACCTTATGGAAAGTTGATGACCCAGTTGCAGACCAGAGCAGCTCGATGGAACCTTACATTGTCCCAGATGATAACAATGTTGTCTGGATCTCATctgtgattttttattattattattattatcctctGTAATATTCCTTTTTGtcctcctctcctcttcctctttctgtccTCTTCTTACTCTCACTTAACTCTCTCTCCAAAATGGGCCTCAAATGTTGTTCAAACAGCCAAGAGAGTTTATCCTGCAGCTTATTTATAGTGCTCAAGCTATTATTTCTAGGTAAATTAGGTAGAAGTGTTTTCACACATAATCATTGGGTGTAGGTAATCAGTAAATAAGTGTGGCGTTTAAATAGGAGTGTTTCCCAAATGAAACTCTGTTAGTTTAGGAATAATGTGTCTTATATAGAGAACTGTgtttatatatatcacatatctGGTCTGAAGATTCAATATATGAATGGTTTCACTGTGTGTTCAACATGGGTTAGATTAGGCCTGTAAGACACTGTGCCTACAGAATTCAAATGTCTGCCATTCACAATTTAACTGTTTGAgaccgctctgcacattttgtatgtatctcttactacttcagacgtttgttctatttgaccGTAAGtgcctgcgaagtggacatcacaggatattcctcggtgattccagtttgaagtgaGCATTGAGGTGATGATCCATTCAAATGGcaaagtgtgtgagacgtgaatttaaattgtatgtatatacagagtgtaacgatcagtccactgaaggcgagtgtagcgatgaacccaagtgcagtttatttacattgATAATCTaaacatccaaacaataaacaaagacttgacttgaacagacttgacgaggcttgaacagacttgacatgagcagacttgacatggcatgaacagactagactcaccgacagcaggttacaacgttatgttaatacacgacaagagacaatggcaaaaacatgactacttatagtaaacaatgagggtaacatgacaggaacaaaccaatgggaacaagacacatgactaaagcaaccaatgagaacaaacagaactgataatcacatgtccagacaataaccaatgataaaatgacacatacacaaagcagagatacatgagggcaagggaagcatgacacaaacagcataaatcaaactacaaaataaaagacatgaaaacaagaacatgaaacaaaaccccaaaacagacattacatatccCCCCCTCTTAGGGCGGCTCCAGACGCCcaaacaacaaaacccaaaaagttcaggagggtggtggagtggaggcgaaatagggggagggatggaggtcCAGGCTCGTGAAACAGAGGCAGGTCTAGACTgtggagcagagacagacaatggaaacagagggggacctgggccatggagcagtgATCACACAATGAAACAGATGGGACCTGGatggagcagatccagagcaaTATGGAGCCATGGAGGTGCAGGCCTAGTGGGGAGCCATGGCGGTGCAGGCCTAGCGGGGTGGCCAGGCGGTGCAGGCAGAGCTGGAAGCCAAGGTAGAGCAGAAccatggacagaccacttggtcatgacaggacaggcagtgagttcttAAATGTGGCCTCagtggctgtgacaggacagacagtgagttcatgagcgGCCTCCGTAGCcaagacaggacaggcagtgagttcatgagcggcctccgtggccaagacaggacaggcagagagttcgtggatggcctccttggccaaggcaggacaggcagtgagtttgtggacggcctccttggccgtggcaggacaggcagagagttcgtggacggcctccttggccgtggcaggacaggcagagagttcgtggacggcctccttggccgagGCAGGACAGGTAAtgagttcgtggacggcctccttggccgtggcaggacaggcagagagttcgtggacagcctccttggccgtggcaggacaggcagagagttcgtggacggcctccttggccaaGGCAGGACTGGCAGAGAGTTCGTGAGTGGCCTCCTTGGCCGTAACATGGCAGACAGAGAGTTCAAATGTGGGAGCCATCACCTTGGGAGGTTCTAAAGTGGAAGCCACCGCCTCTGGGGGTTCTGTAGTGGACCCCGCCTCCtcaggaggttctgcagcagaagCCGCTGCCTCTGGGGGCACTTGAGTGAATTCAGGGCCAGGAGAAGCCTCAGGAGCAGACTCGTGGACCGGAAAAGTCTCTGGAGtgcagtgtgcagcccacacgCTCAAAATGGCGACTGCCATTACTGGAAGTACTGAGGCCACGGGAACAGTCTCAGTGACTGCCAAGACTAGACGAGACTCAGgtctggcggccatcttggccggggactcaggcgtggcggccatcttagCCGGGGACTCAGGCCCATCTTGTGTGAAGGCCCTGGCTCGACAGGCATGTCGTGAcgggactctggaatggcggccatgtcgtgacgggactctggaatggcggTCATGTCGTGACGAGACCCTGGagtggcggccatgtcgtgacgagacCCTGGATGATCAGCCgaggcgtgacgaggctctggaagttcagttgaggcgtgacgaggctctggaagttcagctggggcgtgacgaggctctggaagttcagccgGGGCGTGacaaggctctggaagttcagctgaggcgtgacgaggctctggaagttcagctgcggcgtgacgaggctctggatgatcagctgaggcatgacgaggctctggatgatcagctgagacgtgacgagactctggaagttcagctgagacatGACGAGACTCTAGAAGGGCAGCCATTTTCTGAAGAGGCTCTTGAGTGGCAGCCATCTTGTGACTAAGCTCTTCAATGGcagccatgttgtggagaatctCTTGCTTGACCagcatgatgtgagcaggctctggcttggtAGACGTGACATGAAAAAGACTTGGCATAGCAGTCATGACGTGAACAGGAGCTGGCTTGGCAGGAATGATGTGAGCAAGCTTTGGCTTGGCAGATGTGACATGAAGAGGACTTGGCGTGGCAGGCGTGACATGAGCAAACCCTGGCATAGCAGATATGATGTTAGCAGGCTTTGCATAGCAGACATGGCGAGAAtaggctgtggcttggcaggcGTGATGTGATGACCTGGCATAGCAGGCATGAGATGAGCAGGCTTTGGGGAAGTGTCATGTTCCTCCTCCATGACACCCACAGTGAAAGCAGACCCACTCAACTGCAATGCATTGTCAATATACTGCTCTAGTGACCAATGAATCCTTCCCCCAGGCAACTGGGAACGAATGGGTTCACTTAAACCCACTCGAAAAATGTCCTTCAATGCCACATCATTAAAGTACACCCTGTTAGAAAGTCCACAAAAATCCTGGACATAATCCTCAATGGATCTGTTACCCTGACGAAGGCAGAGGAGCTGTGATACTACTGGGTTCATGGTAGCGGTCGTGTATTCTGTaacgatcagtccactgaaggcgagtgtagctatgaacccaagtgcagtttatttacattgataatccaaacatccaaacaataaacaaagacttgacttgaacagacttgacgaggcttgaacagactagactcaccgacaggaGGTTACAACGTTAGGTTAATACACAACAAGagaatggcaaaaacatgactacttatagtaaacaatgagggtaacatgacaggaacaaaccaatgggaacaagacacatgactaaagcaaccaatgagaacaaacagaactgataatcccatgaccagacaataaccaatgggaacatgacacatacacaaaacatacatgagggcaagggaagcatgacacaaacagcataaatcaaactacacaataaaagacatgaaaacaagaacatgaaacaaaaaccccaaaacagacacgGGGTGCAGGCACTAGTGGGGAAGTGTCATGTTCAGGCCTCCATGGACCCAGGCAGGTGAAAGCAGAGCTGGAACGCCAATGTAGAGTCAGAACCGCCTAGACATTGACCACTGAATCATTCCCAGGGACAGGCAACTGGAGTTCTTAAATGTTCACTTAAACCCCACTCGAAAAAGGACAGACAATGAGTTTCATTAAAGGCCACCCTGTTAGAAAGACACAAAAATCCTGGACAGTAATTCACTGAATGGATCGGTCCGTGGCCCTGACAGGAAGGCAGAGAGGGTTCGTGGTGGCCTAACTGGGTTCATGGCAGCAGTCGTGTATTCTGTAACGATCGGAaatccactgaaggcgagtgtagcgATGAGGCAGTGCAGTCATTTACATTGATAATCCAAACCGTggcaaacaataaacaaagacttgacttgaacagcaTCTTGGCGAGGCAGAACAGACTAACTGAGTCACCGACAGCATCTTGGCAACGTTAGGTTAATACACAACAAGAGAATGGCAAAAACATTACTACTTACAGTTAAACCATGAGGGTAACATGACAGAACAAACCAATGTGGAACAAGCCACCTGACTAAGGCAACCCATGAGAGACAAACAGAAACTGATAATCACATTGACCGTtaacaataaccaatgagaacatgacacatacacaaccagggatacatgagggcaagggaagcatgacacaaaacagcataaatcaaactacacaataaaagacatgaaaacaag
This portion of the Cyprinus carpio isolate SPL01 chromosome A15, ASM1834038v1, whole genome shotgun sequence genome encodes:
- the LOC122147673 gene encoding olfactory receptor 56A5-like encodes the protein MNKSVGFDLVFSTYESLGPRKYVLTIFIFLVYSVATLANIFIMLVIYLESSLHKPMYIFLFNLICCGLLGSSAVWPKVLSNLLTDLHTSSYEGCLLQVYLLSIYAACTYSTLTVMAYDRYISICKPLQYHNIMNPSKIKIWLMLSNLIPVFSVAGQIYLTSRIPLCSHSLNKLFCDNLSVINISCGTSSLSLLSNVYGLLIIVCLSVLPTFLIVVSYAKILSVSLKVSKNSQSKALGTCIPHLIIFINYSIATIFSVIYNRLTMIMPNEMNVFLSVQVTLLPPLLHPVIYGVRTKEIRKCTAKITQRLCASTNCYYTSKLRVPKIFAISGSL